Proteins co-encoded in one Microbacterium hydrocarbonoxydans genomic window:
- a CDS encoding DUF4073 domain-containing protein produces MHPSRPLTRSRGAALAGVALTAALLAAPIAASAQVADPAPVAGDASVAAAGSSFSLPAGSLVAGITIDIAYETDAPDPKNWIGFYRDGDVPGGEGDLSASWSYAPEASGTVSVAAPGTPGTYTVWFLAKDGYEPLADSQTVTVTAGAAELTPGDPEASVDIDPVSTGLATDGVLLREGFADGLPAGWAVDADADADAVAAEYRGWVPTTRADWTAEIDEMRARFARPLGGFFVADAQQSGAAPFSSTLTSAPVDVEFLRSLRLSFDSHYRGAAGQTGLVRASFDGGEWTELLRLDSASVTDDYDPLQLNYMQDIAVDVPADATEVRFQWQLDASGEGSRYWAIDSVAVHQGELVEAETPTRLWTVSDIQGHPHDFEHGLNDLSTLAPDPAGLLIVGDLVNSGTESEWSEIYDVMDDTIGIRPDTTVSSMGNHERYASGGFAANFERFLAFAGRDKAYGEYVLSGAGGDVPVITIGQEISGPSDVAMTDEQVEFLEQRLAYWTAQGSQVIVNTHFPLGDTVSASWIPWYHDHHLMNDRLTSILGNYPNAVVFSGHTHYPASLGDWAVQRRTADGHPDGFWAVNTVAMHVGWDARGENTDGIGEVTIGDVNNGLVVESYGDRLVVKAYDFFTDRQIREVTIRNPLAPYAADVVPAEDRPADYSAVDAELQRVPADLDRFTPESVEPLNRAIAAVERDLTAADQAEVDAMAAALRTAIDGLVPVDETPGAGAGADGGTGAGAGADGAGADGGTGAGADGAGADAGAGADGGAGAGADGGSGAGTDAGAGADGAGAGTDAGADGGTGAGAGADGGAAGAGDAGAATASAGGAGQGGGSGPDDAVVDPDGSDLAVTGADPGLTWIVALGMIALGGGLVVLRRIRARRS; encoded by the coding sequence ATGCACCCCTCTCGCCCCCTCACCCGCTCGCGGGGCGCGGCTCTCGCCGGAGTTGCTCTCACAGCGGCGCTGCTGGCCGCACCGATCGCCGCGAGTGCGCAGGTCGCAGACCCGGCGCCGGTCGCCGGCGATGCGAGCGTCGCAGCCGCAGGCTCGTCGTTCTCACTCCCCGCCGGCAGTCTCGTCGCGGGCATCACGATCGACATCGCCTACGAGACCGACGCGCCTGACCCGAAGAACTGGATCGGCTTCTACCGTGACGGCGACGTGCCTGGAGGCGAGGGAGACCTCTCGGCCTCGTGGTCGTATGCTCCCGAGGCCTCGGGCACCGTGTCGGTCGCCGCCCCCGGCACGCCGGGCACGTACACGGTGTGGTTCCTGGCGAAGGACGGATACGAACCGCTCGCCGACAGCCAGACGGTCACGGTGACGGCGGGCGCAGCCGAGCTGACCCCGGGCGACCCCGAGGCATCGGTCGACATCGACCCCGTCAGCACGGGCCTCGCCACCGACGGCGTGCTGCTGCGCGAGGGCTTCGCAGACGGTCTGCCTGCGGGCTGGGCTGTCGATGCGGATGCGGATGCGGATGCCGTTGCTGCGGAGTATCGCGGCTGGGTGCCGACGACGCGGGCAGACTGGACAGCGGAGATCGACGAGATGCGTGCACGGTTCGCCCGCCCTCTCGGCGGTTTCTTCGTGGCCGACGCCCAGCAGTCCGGTGCTGCTCCCTTCTCATCGACTCTCACCAGCGCACCCGTCGACGTCGAGTTCCTGCGCTCGCTGCGACTGTCGTTCGACAGCCATTACCGAGGCGCGGCCGGGCAGACCGGCCTGGTGCGGGCGAGTTTCGACGGCGGAGAGTGGACCGAGCTGCTGCGCCTCGATTCGGCATCCGTCACCGACGACTACGACCCGCTGCAGCTCAACTACATGCAGGACATCGCTGTCGACGTTCCGGCCGACGCGACCGAGGTGCGCTTCCAATGGCAGCTCGATGCTTCGGGCGAGGGGTCGAGGTACTGGGCGATCGACTCGGTCGCGGTGCACCAGGGCGAACTCGTCGAGGCCGAGACCCCGACGCGGCTGTGGACGGTGTCGGACATCCAGGGACATCCGCACGACTTCGAGCACGGTCTCAACGATCTGAGCACCCTCGCACCGGATCCCGCAGGCCTGCTGATCGTCGGCGACCTCGTGAACTCGGGTACCGAGAGCGAGTGGAGCGAGATCTACGACGTCATGGACGACACGATCGGCATCCGGCCCGACACCACGGTCTCGTCGATGGGCAACCACGAGCGATACGCGAGCGGCGGCTTCGCGGCCAACTTCGAACGCTTCCTCGCCTTCGCCGGACGTGACAAGGCCTACGGCGAGTACGTGCTGAGCGGTGCCGGCGGGGACGTACCCGTGATCACCATCGGCCAGGAGATCAGCGGCCCCTCCGACGTCGCGATGACGGACGAACAGGTCGAGTTCCTCGAACAGCGTCTCGCCTATTGGACGGCGCAGGGCTCCCAGGTGATCGTCAACACGCACTTCCCGCTCGGTGACACCGTCTCGGCCTCGTGGATCCCCTGGTACCACGACCACCACCTCATGAACGACCGTCTCACGAGCATCCTCGGCAACTATCCGAATGCCGTCGTGTTCAGCGGGCACACGCACTACCCGGCGTCGCTCGGCGACTGGGCCGTGCAGCGGCGTACGGCCGACGGGCACCCCGACGGCTTCTGGGCGGTCAACACGGTGGCGATGCACGTCGGCTGGGATGCACGCGGCGAGAACACCGACGGCATCGGCGAGGTGACGATCGGCGATGTGAACAACGGACTCGTCGTGGAGTCGTACGGTGACCGTCTCGTGGTGAAGGCCTACGACTTCTTCACCGACCGACAGATCCGCGAGGTGACGATCCGCAACCCGCTCGCACCGTACGCTGCAGATGTCGTTCCCGCCGAGGACCGGCCCGCCGACTACAGCGCGGTCGACGCCGAGCTGCAGCGGGTGCCGGCCGACCTCGATCGGTTCACGCCCGAGAGCGTCGAGCCGCTGAACCGTGCGATCGCTGCCGTCGAACGAGACCTGACCGCCGCGGATCAGGCGGAGGTGGATGCGATGGCCGCCGCCCTGCGCACCGCGATCGACGGGCTCGTGCCGGTGGACGAGACCCCGGGTGCGGGTGCGGGTGCTGACGGCGGTACGGGCGCGGGTGCGGGTGCTGACGGTGCGGGTGCCGACGGTGGTACAGGTGCCGGTGCTGACGGTGCTGGTGCTGACGCGGGTGCGGGTGCCGACGGCGGTGCGGGTGCCGGTGCTGACGGCGGTTCGGGTGCCGGTACTGACGCGGGTGCCGGTGCTGACGGTGCGGGTGCTGGTACTGACGCGGGTGCCGACGGCGGTACGGGCGCGGGTGCGGGTGCTGATGGCGGCGCCGCGGGTGCCGGTGACGCCGGTGCGGCAACGGCGTCCGCGGGCGGCGCCGGCCAAGGAGGAGGCAGCGGACCCGATGACGCGGTCGTGGATCCTGACGGCAGCGATCTCGCCGTCACCGGAGCCGACCCCGGCCTGACCTGGATCGTGGCGCTGGGCATGATCGCGCTCGGCGGCGGCCTGGTCGTGCTGCGTCGGATCCGCGCGCGGAGGTCCTGA
- a CDS encoding DUF6157 family protein: MTAHSTNYLSTFIEVAEDCPVDHAEEPPAGEKPTIAALHYRLIDEAPYARTSDDVIFTTHALRNGIDPDDEEARAAFFSKGQPCLRSSPLGKRYGWGIAHDAEGRVALVPRESEDYALRAADPAITHTRAMRSRRA; this comes from the coding sequence ATGACTGCGCACAGCACGAACTACCTGAGCACCTTCATCGAGGTCGCCGAGGACTGCCCGGTCGATCATGCCGAAGAGCCCCCGGCGGGTGAGAAGCCCACGATCGCGGCGCTGCACTATCGCCTGATCGACGAAGCGCCGTACGCGCGCACGTCGGACGACGTGATCTTCACGACCCATGCGCTGCGCAACGGGATCGATCCGGATGACGAGGAGGCCCGGGCGGCGTTCTTCTCGAAGGGGCAGCCCTGCCTGCGCTCGTCGCCGCTGGGCAAACGGTACGGCTGGGGGATCGCGCACGACGCCGAGGGGCGGGTGGCGCTGGTGCCACGGGAGTCGGAGGACTACGCGCTGCGGGCCGCCGACCCCGCGATCACCCATACGCGGGCGATGCGGAGTCGGCGAGCCTGA
- a CDS encoding GntR family transcriptional regulator, which yields MGTLAAGRAPESTSIERAVRGGAHVHRYREIARDLSTQIVDGRFDASGMLPAEDQLARTYEVSRGTVRNALVLLARQGTIAPRRGSGWLVRTTVQSQRFSELRSFAQWAWSRGMEPGGLVVSQGRRAPTALEVRRLRGGARTGDVLEVVRLRQLNGRNVMLERTVYPTWIAPFIEDLAPDEPSVVGALEQRHGVRMVHGEHSIDAIAASSDDARLLEVRRSSPLLRVNRVSYAADGSAIEAGDDRYLADTMSFQVQASLQGAHLTRQAGLTRQQG from the coding sequence GTGGGTACGCTGGCGGCGGGTCGCGCCCCCGAGAGCACCTCGATCGAGCGCGCCGTGAGAGGAGGGGCGCACGTGCATCGGTATCGCGAGATTGCACGCGACCTGTCGACGCAGATCGTCGACGGCCGGTTCGACGCCAGCGGCATGCTGCCCGCAGAGGACCAGCTCGCCCGCACCTACGAGGTCTCGCGCGGCACCGTGCGCAACGCGCTCGTACTGCTTGCGAGGCAGGGCACCATCGCGCCCAGACGCGGCTCGGGCTGGCTCGTGCGCACGACTGTGCAGAGCCAGCGGTTCTCAGAGCTGCGCTCCTTCGCCCAGTGGGCGTGGAGTCGGGGGATGGAACCGGGTGGTCTGGTCGTCTCGCAGGGGCGTCGTGCCCCCACCGCCCTCGAGGTGCGCAGGCTCCGGGGCGGCGCACGCACCGGAGACGTGCTCGAGGTCGTGCGGTTGCGGCAGCTCAACGGTCGGAACGTGATGCTCGAGCGCACGGTGTACCCGACGTGGATCGCCCCGTTCATCGAAGACCTCGCGCCCGATGAGCCTTCAGTCGTCGGAGCCCTCGAACAGCGTCACGGCGTGCGAATGGTGCACGGGGAGCATTCGATCGACGCCATCGCCGCGTCGAGTGACGACGCCCGGCTGCTCGAGGTGCGTCGGTCCAGTCCTCTGCTCCGCGTGAACAGAGTGAGCTACGCGGCCGACGGGAGCGCGATCGAGGCCGGCGACGACCGCTATCTCGCTGACACCATGTCGTTCCAGGTGCAGGCATCGCTGCAGGGTGCGCACCTCACCCGCCAGGCAGGACTCACCCGCCAGCAGGGGTGA
- a CDS encoding ATP-dependent helicase, with protein MSDVLDRFTPATQDWFRGAFPEPTPAQAGAWNAISAGKHALVVAPTGSGKTLSAFLWAIDSVFRERTESPAQGKDASRTRILYISPLKALGVDVERNLRSPLIGIGQSARRLGLEPPAVTVGVRSGDTTSSDRRKLVSDPPDILITTPESLYLMLTSRAGETLRDVHTVIIDEVHAVAATKRGAHLAVSLERLDALRRSHGHDEAAQRIGLSATVRPIDEVARFLGGAAPVEIVAPPASKTFELGVVVPMDDMTNPPPPPGAPKETGDAVDAEYTEVTGSVWPHVEEAIVDRILQNKSTIVFSNSRRLAERLTGRLNEIYSERIGLALPDSSVPAAMMAQAGATAGADPVLAKAHHGSVSKEQRAQVEEELKSGVLRCVVATSSLELGIDMGAVDLVIQVEAPPSAASGLQRVGRAGHQVGEISRAALFPKHRGDVLHTAIVTERMLAGKIEAIQVPRNPLDILAQQTVAASALGAISVEEWFETVRRSAPFQSLPRSAYEATLDLLAGRFPSDEFAELRPRLVWDRDAGTLTGRPGAQRIAVTSGGTIPDRGLFGVFVAGETTGARVGELDEEMVYESRVGDVFTLGTTSWRIAEITHDRVNVIPAYGQPGKVPFWHGDGIGRPFELGEALGKFSREVAAATPEKAAQRLIEAGLDEQARMNLMAHLTEQREATGTLPTDRTLTVERGHDEVGDWRVILHSPYGMKVHAPWALAINARVRERLGVEGSAVASDDGIIVRIPDAEAEPPGAELFVFDPDELEQLVTQEVGGSALFASRFRECAARALLMPRTNPNRRTPLWQQRQRSAQLLEVARRHPTFPVILETLREVLQDVYDLPSLRRLAMSIADRRIRLVETQPSQPSPYARDLLFGYVGAFMYEGDSPLAERRAAALSVDPALLGELLGTVELRELLDPAVIAQFEREAQRLDPERHARGLEGVADLLRMLGPMDADEIAERLDPETGIAAEHLDALIAARRAIPVTVAGTTRVAAIEDAGRLRDALGAALPTGIPVAFLEPLADPLGDLIARYARTHGPFTTDAVATRFGIGAAVARHTLQRLEHAGRLTSGYFLPEASGSANETEWCDTEVLRRLRMRSLAAIRGSVEPVSPEAYARFLPEWQHLSRPLEGLDGVLTVIEQFAGVPIPASAWESLVLPSRVRDYSPALLDELTAAGEVIWSGHGTLPGRDGWVSLHPADLAPFTLPEPDDEIAADSLESRVLTALEAGGAYFASQLKEMTGAENEQSVLEALWSLTWAGRVTNDTFSPIRSLLAGGSQAHRVTRRAPRARTYRGMSLTRTAPRPTSMGGRWSLLPSVETDAARRATVTAGLLLDRYGVVTRGAVQAEGVPGGFAQAYRVLAGFEEAGHCRRGYVIERLGAAQFAASATVDRLRTFAGLADPPPRAAVTLAATDPANPYGAALGWPRRDDVSHRPGRKAGGLVVLVDGSLVLYLERGGRTVLCFTDDADVLRAAASDLAATARARRLDTLTVEKVNGEGVYGTDLALALQEAGFVATPRGYTLRKAI; from the coding sequence ATGAGCGACGTGCTCGACCGCTTCACCCCCGCCACACAGGACTGGTTCCGGGGTGCCTTTCCCGAACCCACGCCCGCTCAGGCCGGCGCCTGGAACGCGATCTCAGCCGGAAAGCATGCGCTCGTCGTCGCACCCACGGGCTCGGGCAAGACGCTCTCGGCGTTCCTCTGGGCGATCGACAGCGTGTTCCGCGAGCGCACCGAGAGTCCCGCACAGGGCAAGGATGCCTCGCGCACCCGCATCCTCTACATCTCACCGCTGAAAGCGCTCGGCGTCGACGTCGAGCGCAACCTGCGCTCCCCGCTCATCGGCATCGGGCAGTCCGCGCGCCGCCTGGGTCTCGAGCCACCCGCCGTCACGGTCGGCGTGCGATCGGGCGACACCACCTCGAGCGATCGACGCAAGCTCGTCTCCGACCCGCCCGACATCCTCATCACGACCCCCGAGTCGCTGTACCTCATGCTCACCAGCCGCGCGGGCGAGACTCTGCGCGACGTGCACACGGTGATCATCGACGAGGTGCACGCGGTGGCCGCGACCAAGCGCGGTGCGCATCTCGCCGTGAGCCTCGAACGGCTCGACGCTCTGCGGCGCTCGCACGGCCATGACGAGGCCGCCCAGCGCATCGGACTGTCGGCGACCGTGCGACCGATAGACGAGGTCGCACGGTTCCTCGGCGGTGCCGCTCCTGTCGAGATCGTCGCACCGCCGGCGTCGAAGACGTTCGAGCTCGGGGTCGTCGTGCCGATGGACGACATGACGAATCCGCCTCCTCCGCCCGGAGCCCCGAAAGAGACGGGCGATGCCGTCGACGCCGAGTACACCGAGGTCACGGGTTCGGTCTGGCCCCATGTGGAAGAGGCGATCGTCGACCGCATCCTGCAGAACAAGTCGACCATCGTGTTCTCGAACTCACGACGCCTGGCCGAGCGCCTCACCGGGCGTCTGAACGAGATCTACTCCGAGCGCATCGGGCTCGCCCTTCCCGATTCCTCGGTGCCGGCGGCGATGATGGCGCAGGCGGGCGCGACCGCCGGAGCCGATCCCGTGCTCGCCAAGGCGCACCACGGATCGGTGTCGAAGGAGCAGCGCGCTCAGGTCGAGGAGGAACTCAAATCCGGAGTGCTGCGCTGCGTCGTCGCGACGAGCAGCCTCGAACTCGGCATCGACATGGGTGCGGTCGACCTGGTGATCCAGGTCGAGGCGCCGCCGTCTGCCGCGTCCGGACTGCAGCGCGTCGGTCGCGCCGGACACCAGGTGGGCGAGATCAGCCGCGCGGCCCTCTTCCCCAAGCACCGCGGTGACGTGCTGCATACGGCGATCGTCACCGAGCGGATGCTGGCGGGCAAGATCGAGGCGATCCAGGTGCCGCGCAATCCGCTCGACATCCTCGCGCAGCAGACCGTGGCAGCCAGCGCGCTGGGAGCCATCAGCGTCGAGGAGTGGTTCGAGACCGTCCGGCGGTCGGCGCCCTTCCAATCGCTCCCCCGATCGGCCTACGAGGCTACGCTCGATCTGCTCGCCGGTCGCTTTCCCTCCGACGAGTTCGCCGAGTTGCGCCCCCGGCTGGTGTGGGACAGGGACGCGGGTACGCTGACCGGTCGTCCGGGTGCGCAGCGCATCGCCGTCACGAGCGGCGGCACGATCCCCGACCGCGGCCTGTTCGGTGTGTTCGTCGCCGGCGAGACGACCGGCGCTCGCGTCGGCGAGCTCGACGAGGAGATGGTCTACGAGTCCCGCGTGGGCGACGTGTTCACGCTCGGCACCACCAGCTGGCGCATCGCCGAGATCACGCACGACCGCGTCAACGTCATCCCGGCCTACGGGCAGCCCGGCAAGGTGCCGTTCTGGCACGGCGACGGCATCGGCCGCCCGTTCGAGCTCGGCGAGGCCCTCGGGAAGTTCTCGCGAGAGGTGGCGGCCGCGACTCCCGAGAAGGCCGCGCAGCGACTGATCGAGGCAGGACTCGACGAGCAGGCGCGCATGAACCTGATGGCGCATCTCACCGAGCAGCGCGAGGCGACCGGCACGCTGCCCACCGACCGCACCCTCACGGTGGAGCGCGGTCACGACGAGGTGGGCGACTGGCGGGTGATCCTGCACTCGCCCTACGGCATGAAGGTGCACGCGCCGTGGGCGCTGGCGATCAACGCCCGCGTGCGAGAGCGTCTCGGCGTCGAGGGATCGGCTGTCGCGAGCGACGACGGCATCATCGTGCGCATCCCGGATGCCGAGGCCGAGCCGCCGGGTGCCGAGCTGTTCGTCTTCGACCCCGACGAGCTCGAGCAGCTCGTGACGCAGGAGGTCGGAGGCTCGGCGCTGTTCGCCTCCCGGTTCCGCGAGTGCGCCGCTCGCGCGCTGCTGATGCCGCGCACGAACCCCAACCGCCGCACGCCGCTGTGGCAGCAGCGTCAGCGATCGGCCCAGCTGCTCGAGGTCGCACGACGGCATCCGACGTTCCCGGTCATCCTCGAGACTCTGCGCGAGGTTCTTCAAGACGTCTACGACCTGCCTTCGCTGCGCAGACTGGCGATGTCGATCGCCGACCGACGCATCCGACTGGTCGAGACCCAGCCGTCGCAGCCCTCCCCCTACGCACGCGACCTGCTGTTCGGCTACGTCGGCGCGTTCATGTACGAGGGCGACTCGCCCCTGGCCGAGCGCCGGGCGGCCGCACTCTCGGTGGACCCGGCTCTGCTGGGCGAACTGCTCGGCACGGTCGAGCTCCGTGAACTGCTCGATCCCGCCGTCATCGCCCAGTTCGAGCGCGAGGCCCAGCGACTCGACCCCGAGCGGCACGCGCGGGGCCTCGAGGGAGTGGCAGATCTGCTGCGCATGCTCGGGCCGATGGATGCGGACGAGATCGCGGAGCGCCTCGACCCCGAGACGGGCATCGCCGCCGAGCACCTGGATGCCCTGATCGCGGCGCGCCGTGCGATTCCGGTGACGGTCGCGGGCACCACCCGCGTCGCAGCGATCGAAGACGCGGGCCGCCTGCGGGATGCCCTCGGCGCGGCGCTTCCCACCGGCATCCCGGTCGCGTTCCTCGAGCCGCTCGCCGACCCGCTCGGCGATCTCATCGCGCGATACGCCCGCACGCACGGCCCCTTCACGACCGACGCGGTGGCGACCCGCTTCGGCATCGGCGCAGCGGTCGCCCGCCACACCCTGCAACGCCTCGAGCATGCCGGGCGCCTGACCAGCGGATACTTCCTGCCCGAGGCCTCGGGGTCGGCGAACGAGACGGAGTGGTGCGACACCGAGGTGCTGCGGCGTCTGCGCATGCGCTCGCTCGCCGCCATCCGAGGCAGTGTCGAGCCGGTGTCGCCGGAGGCCTACGCACGCTTCCTGCCGGAGTGGCAGCATCTCAGCCGCCCCCTCGAAGGGCTCGACGGCGTGCTCACGGTCATAGAGCAGTTCGCCGGTGTGCCCATCCCCGCGAGCGCGTGGGAGTCTCTCGTGCTCCCCTCGCGCGTGCGCGACTACTCGCCGGCGCTGCTCGACGAGCTGACCGCCGCAGGCGAGGTGATCTGGTCGGGGCACGGCACGCTTCCCGGTCGTGACGGATGGGTGTCGCTGCATCCAGCCGATCTCGCGCCCTTCACTCTGCCCGAGCCCGACGACGAGATCGCCGCCGACTCGCTCGAGTCGCGCGTGCTGACCGCCCTCGAGGCGGGAGGCGCCTACTTCGCCTCGCAGCTGAAAGAGATGACCGGTGCCGAGAACGAGCAGTCGGTGCTGGAAGCACTCTGGTCACTCACCTGGGCGGGCAGGGTGACGAACGACACGTTCTCACCGATCCGGTCGCTGCTGGCGGGCGGATCCCAGGCGCACCGCGTCACCCGACGCGCCCCTCGAGCCCGCACGTATCGCGGGATGTCGCTGACCCGCACCGCTCCGCGACCGACCTCGATGGGCGGGCGATGGTCACTGCTGCCCTCGGTCGAGACGGATGCCGCACGGCGCGCGACCGTCACAGCCGGGCTGCTGCTCGACCGGTACGGCGTGGTGACGCGCGGTGCCGTGCAGGCTGAGGGCGTGCCCGGAGGTTTCGCACAGGCGTATCGAGTGCTCGCGGGTTTCGAGGAGGCTGGTCACTGCCGGCGCGGCTATGTGATCGAGCGGCTCGGCGCCGCGCAGTTCGCCGCATCGGCGACGGTCGACCGACTGCGCACGTTCGCAGGCCTCGCCGACCCGCCGCCGCGTGCCGCCGTGACTCTGGCGGCGACGGATCCCGCGAATCCCTATGGCGCGGCGCTCGGGTGGCCGCGGCGCGACGACGTCTCGCATCGCCCGGGGCGCAAGGCCGGTGGGCTGGTCGTGCTCGTCGACGGCTCGCTCGTGCTGTATCTCGAGCGCGGGGGCCGCACGGTGCTGTGCTTCACCGACGACGCCGACGTGCTCCGCGCCGCGGCATCCGATCTCGCTGCGACGGCGCGTGCCCGCCGACTCGACACGCTCACCGTCGAGAAGGTGAACGGCGAAGGCGTCTACGGCACCGACCTCGCGCTGGCGCTGCAGGAGGCCGGGTTCGTCGCCACCCCGCGCGGGTACACCCTGCGAAAAGCGATCTGA
- a CDS encoding ABC-F family ATP-binding cassette domain-containing protein — protein MSVPVLHPSVTLDRLTFTWPDGASALDSVSGSFGSGRTGLVGRNGAGKSTLLRLIAGELTPTSGSVTATGEVAYLPQQLTLDVDRRVADLLGVADALDAVRAIGAGDVDPAHFDAVGDDWDIEARAAMSLADAGLAPEFLDRRVGELSGGEAVLVAIAGIRLRRAAITLLDEPTNNLDRDARAALATMVRSWKGTLIVVSHDLSLLELMDDTAELYAQTLSVFGGPYSEWSAWLDAEQDAARQAEVTAKQEFRKEKRQRIEAEVKLAHRTRTAKRAEIEKRVPKIVAHGRKMAAEVSAGRLRTEVGAKEDAARAALDDAGRRLRSDASMKIELPDPQVSRSRRIATIGDGERSWVLQGPERVALIGRNGAGKTTLLERLVGGAEESVRDAERPRLTTTALTDRIGYLPQRVDGLDDDLSVFENIADAAPQVPEKELRNRLARFLIRGATAERPVSALSGGERFRVALATLLLSDPAPHLVVLDEPTNNLDIDTVDQLVEALRAYRGAVLVVSHDDAFLARLDLDLTLEIQPDGSITAV, from the coding sequence ATGTCAGTCCCCGTTCTTCATCCATCGGTCACGCTCGACCGTCTCACCTTCACCTGGCCCGACGGGGCGAGCGCGCTCGATTCCGTCTCGGGGTCTTTCGGCTCGGGTCGCACCGGCCTCGTCGGCCGCAACGGCGCCGGCAAGTCCACCCTGCTGAGGCTGATCGCCGGCGAGCTGACCCCGACCTCCGGCTCCGTCACGGCGACCGGTGAGGTCGCCTACCTGCCGCAGCAGCTCACTCTCGACGTCGACCGCCGAGTCGCCGATCTGCTCGGAGTCGCCGACGCCCTCGACGCCGTGCGCGCCATCGGCGCAGGCGACGTCGATCCCGCGCACTTCGACGCGGTCGGAGACGACTGGGACATCGAGGCACGTGCGGCGATGTCTCTCGCCGACGCGGGCCTGGCACCCGAGTTCCTCGACCGCAGGGTCGGCGAACTCTCGGGTGGCGAGGCGGTGCTCGTCGCGATCGCCGGCATCCGCCTGCGACGCGCGGCGATCACCCTGCTCGACGAGCCGACCAACAATCTCGACCGCGACGCGCGCGCCGCACTCGCGACGATGGTCAGGTCATGGAAGGGCACGCTCATCGTGGTCAGTCACGACCTGTCGCTGCTGGAGCTCATGGACGACACGGCCGAGCTGTATGCCCAGACGCTCAGCGTCTTCGGCGGCCCGTATTCCGAGTGGAGTGCATGGCTGGACGCCGAGCAGGACGCCGCGCGACAGGCCGAGGTCACTGCCAAGCAGGAGTTCCGCAAGGAGAAGCGTCAGCGCATCGAGGCGGAGGTCAAGCTCGCCCACCGCACCCGCACGGCCAAGAGGGCCGAGATCGAGAAGCGCGTTCCGAAGATCGTCGCGCACGGCCGCAAGATGGCCGCCGAGGTGTCGGCCGGCCGGCTGCGCACCGAGGTCGGAGCGAAGGAGGATGCTGCTCGCGCGGCCCTCGACGACGCGGGAAGACGACTCCGCTCCGACGCATCGATGAAGATCGAGCTCCCCGACCCGCAGGTCTCGCGCAGCCGCCGGATCGCGACGATCGGCGACGGCGAGAGGTCATGGGTCCTCCAGGGGCCTGAGCGCGTCGCTCTCATCGGACGCAACGGCGCGGGCAAGACGACGCTGCTGGAACGGCTGGTGGGAGGTGCGGAGGAGTCTGTGCGGGATGCGGAACGGCCGAGGCTGACGACGACAGCGCTCACCGACCGCATCGGGTACCTCCCGCAGCGGGTCGACGGGCTCGATGACGATCTATCGGTCTTCGAGAACATCGCGGATGCCGCACCGCAGGTGCCCGAGAAGGAGCTGCGCAACCGACTCGCGAGGTTCTTGATCAGAGGCGCCACGGCTGAACGGCCGGTGTCGGCGCTGTCAGGCGGCGAGCGCTTCAGAGTGGCGCTGGCGACACTGCTGCTGTCGGACCCCGCCCCGCATCTCGTGGTGCTGGACGAGCCGACGAACAACCTCGACATCGACACCGTCGATCAGCTGGTCGAGGCGCTGCGCGCCTATCGCGGGGCCGTGCTCGTCGTGAGTCACGACGACGCGTTCCTCGCCAGGCTCGATCTCGATCTCACTCTCGAGATCCAGCCTGACGGATCTATCACCGCAGTCTGA
- a CDS encoding alpha/beta fold hydrolase gives MSDELTIDDTLTRWSTEERAGMPLLVLLHGYGADEHDLFGLLPYLPDGIAVASVAAPLAPPWPMPGRSWYAIEGLEGRSSDSVTAAAKSFLRWLEEFAADSPSVALLGFSQGAAVALQALRLAADRVDAVVALSGYVAAGDLPNDEDLAEQRPPVFWGRGTNDEVIPDARVAHTAEWLPRHSELSGRVYTGLTHSISEEELRDVHVFLTKWLERAAKG, from the coding sequence GTGAGCGACGAACTGACGATCGACGACACCCTCACGCGCTGGTCCACCGAGGAGCGCGCAGGGATGCCTCTGCTGGTGCTCCTGCACGGCTACGGTGCCGACGAGCACGACCTCTTCGGCCTGCTGCCCTACCTCCCCGACGGCATCGCCGTGGCATCCGTGGCGGCGCCGCTCGCTCCGCCATGGCCCATGCCGGGCCGCTCGTGGTACGCGATCGAGGGGCTCGAGGGCCGCAGCTCCGATTCCGTGACCGCCGCTGCGAAGTCCTTCCTGCGCTGGCTCGAGGAGTTCGCGGCCGACTCTCCCTCCGTGGCGCTCCTCGGCTTCTCCCAGGGCGCGGCCGTGGCTCTGCAGGCGCTGCGTCTGGCAGCCGATCGCGTGGACGCGGTCGTCGCACTGAGCGGGTACGTCGCAGCCGGCGATCTGCCGAACGACGAGGACCTCGCCGAGCAGCGTCCGCCTGTGTTCTGGGGGCGTGGCACGAACGACGAGGTGATCCCCGACGCCCGCGTCGCGCACACCGCCGAGTGGTTGCCGAGGCACTCCGAGCTGTCGGGGCGGGTCTACACGGGGCTCACCCACAGCATCTCCGAAGAGGAGTTGCGCGATGTGCACGTCTTCCTCACGAAGTGGCTCGAGCGCGCCGCGAAGGGCTGA